The DNA region AGCCCGTCGTCTATCTCGGCTTGTTTCGCGTCGATGCGGTCGAGAAGGTCCCGGTACTCGTCGCTCGCTTCCAGCTCGGCGAGCGTTTTTTCAGACTCGAGGGCGCCTTTCCGGGCCAGCAGCGAGTGATACTCCTGTAACGCTCCATCGAGGGTTGCCCGCTCGAGCAGCTGATCGATCGTTCCGATCAGGTCCGCTCGCTCTGGCGGTTTGGTGATGTACGCGTCGAACCCCATCTCGACGACGTCGAAGTCGGGTTCGACCGCCGTCACCATCGCGACGCGACAGTCGATCCCGCGTTCGCGGATCTCGCGCAGGACCTGCTCGCCGGATAGTTTCGGCATCATCCGGTCCAGGAGAACCACGTCCACCGTGTCGTCGATGACGTCGAGCGCATGCTCGCCATCGTGTGCGCGCCTGATCTCGTACCGACCCGCGAGCCAGAGCTCGTAACTCTCCGCCACGTCCGGTTCGTCTTCGACGATGAGGACGACCGGAGCGTCTGCGCCCGTCATTTCCTTGCCCCCGGTACGGAGAGCACACGTATCACGTTTTTGCCCCTTCGTTCGCTTTCGGGAGTTCGAGAACGAAGCAGGCGCCGCCGGAGTCGCTGTCCGTCACCCAGACCTCGCCGCCGTACTTCTCGACCATGACGTCGACGAAGAACAGCCCGAAGCCTGACCCGGTCTCTTTGACGTGGGAGGTCGCACCGCGACGAAACACGCCCTCTTTGCGCTCGTCGGCGATGCCAACCCCGTTGTCGGCGATTCGAATCGTGACGCCGTCGGCGTCGTCGGTTTCGACCGTCACTTCGACCCGGAGGCCGTCCGTGTCGTTGTGTTCGATGCTGTTCGACAGGAGGTTGGCGAGGACGTCGGACAACAACTCGTCGGCACGAACGGACACGCTCGAGTCGAAATCGCTGACGAAGGTGACCTTGGGGTGCGCATTTTGCAGTTCGTCTAGCTTCCGCCGGAGGATCGCGGCCGCATCGATCGGCACGACCCGGCTCTCCTCGTCCGGCGTCGTGAGCGCCTCGATGACGCGCTGAACGCGCTTCGTGACCGCCGTCGTGGCGTCACACCAGTCGACGATCGTCCGTGCATACCGCCCGTGCTCGCCCTCGAGTTGGTCGGCCAGGAGTTCGCCGCGCGTCTTGATGATGGTCATCCCGTTCAACACGTCGTGGCGGAGGATGGAGTTGAAGAACTCCATCTGCTCGCGCTGGCGTTCCAGTTCGGTGATGTCCATCGAGATGCCGATGAGCTCGATTACGTCACCGTCCTCGGCGATCGGTCTGAACTGGCTCTGGAAGTAGTGGTTTTCGACTTCGAACGTGAGAGACACCTCTTCGCCCTCGAGCGTCCGTTCGACCGCCTCGAGGATCTCCGGGTTGTCCGCGTACACGTCGAACACGGATTCGTCGACGACGGCACCGGGCTCGAGACCCAACATCGTCAGTCCTTTGCCGCGAGATTCCTGGAAAACTCCCTCGCTGTCGATCCGGTAGAAAATGAGTGGCATGGAGTCCAGCACCATCCCAAACTTCTCCTTCTGGTCGGTGATGTCGGCCGAGATGACCGCGACCCCGTCCTCGTAGGGATACGCTTGCGCCTCGATCCAGTACTCGTAATCTTCGACGTAGAATTCACAGGACGTTACCTCCTGGCGCTCCTTCGCTTCCTGGAAGGTCTCCTCCAGGATCGATCCTCGCGCGCCGGGAATCACCTCCCAGACCGACGTTCCGATCAGTTCGTCGACAGTCGTTTCGAGTCGGTCGGCCAGCACCTCGTTGCAGTACGTCAGCGTCCAGTCGCGATCGAACGTGTAGTAGGCCTCCGGAAGACGGTTGACGAGTTGCCTGTACTGCAGGTCCTGTCGGTGGAGTCGTCGCTCCTGTTCCTTGCGCTTCGTGATGTCGGTGACGATTCCCACCATTCGACCGTTGCTCTCCTCGAACCCGTACGTTTCAGCCCGTGCGTACCCCCAGCGCTGCTCGCCGTCGTCACGAAGAATTCGGTATTCGTGCTGGAACACGTCGTCCTGCTCGATGGCCGTCTCGATGGCCGACTTGACGGCGGGGCGGTCGTCAGGATGGACGCGCTTGGCGAACGCCTCGAAGGTTCCCTCGAACGAGCCGGGTTCGAGTCCGAACAGTCGTTCCATCGATTCAGTCCAGGTCACCTCGTCGGTCTCCATATCCCACTCCCAGACGCCCGTGTTCGTTCCGGCCAGGGCGATGTTGAGCCGCTGAACCGTCGTATCGAGCGATCGAGATCGCGTTTCCTCGGACCCGCGTTCGCGGATGGTTGACAGCCACCGACTGCCGTCGTCGACGTCGAGGAGCGTGAGCGTCAGTTCGACGCGGCGCTCGGTTCCTTCGGCGGTCTCGAGGACGTACTCGAACTGGTGAGATTCGTCCGTTCGGGGTGTCTCGAGGGTCATCGACAGGGTGTTCCCGTCCGAGGGGCCCCCGTCACTGATCACCTCGACGAATGACGCGCCCTCGAGTTCGGCCGGTTCGTACCCGATCACGTCGGCGTACGCCCGATTGACGTCCTCGAATCGTTCGGTCTCGGGATCCACGATCGCGACGCCCTCGGTGAGTTCCTCGAAAACTCGCGTATAGAGAGAGGATTTAGACATTGAAGTAGCGGCATTTCGTACCGTCTCACCATATATCTGAATAAAACTATCTTGACATGCCTGGTGTGATGATGCTTCTCCGTTCGCTTCCGGATCGGTTCTTCCGCCACGAGATGAATGACGCCGACTGCCGTCGTCGAACCGTCGGCCTACGCCCCGGCGCCGTAGGTCTCTTCGAGATACGCGACGATGTCGCTACTTTCGGCCATTCCCTCGACGCCGTGGGCCTCGTCGACGATGACCGGAACGCCGGTCTGGCCGCTGACGGCCTCGACCTCGGTGCGCTCGTTGCGAGCCGCCGGGACCTGGACGGTGTCGTACTCGAGGTCGAGGTCCTCGAGTTTGGTTCGGACTTTCGCACAGAACGGACAGCCGGGTAGTTCGTAGAAGGTGATGTCTGCCATGAACTTGATTCGGGGTTCGAGCGGCAAGAATGGAGTGGTTACGCGAGGGTAACGGGGCGCTCGTCAGCCCAGCATCCCGCTCGTGTAGACGTAGAAGTAGCCCACGAGCGCCAGCGCCATCAGCCACTGGCCGAGACGCACGTCCTCGAATTCGCCGGTGGCGGCCTTGATGATCGGATACACGATGATCCCGGCAGCGAGGCCGTTCGCGATGGAGTACGTGAGCGGCATGATCGTGATCGTCAGCCCGGCCGAAACCGCCCAGGCCGGGTCCTGCCACTCGACGTCGAGGACTCCCTCGAGCATGATGATGCCGACGACCACCAGGGCGATGAACGACGCGTAGGCTGGAATCAGCGCGATGAGCGGGATCAACACCAGCGTGGCGAGAAAGAGGAGGCCGACGACGAACGCGGTCATGCCGGTGCGGCCGCCCTCCTCGACACCCGTCGAGGACTCGATGAACGTCGTCACGGTCGAGGTGCCGACCATCGCCCCGACGGTGGTGCCGATCGCGTCGGCCATCAGCGGCTGGTCCATGTCCGGGAGGTCCCCGTCCTCGTCGAGGAAGCCGCCGAACTGCGAGACCCCGATGAGCGTCCCGGCGGTGTCGAAGAAGTCGACGAAGAAGAACGTGAAGACGACCAGCGTGAACGTCAGCGGGTCGACGTCCTGCAGGCCGTCGACGAACGCGAAGAGCAGGGGCGAGATGTCGTACTGCGGGGAGGTGACGACGGCGAACGTGAGGCCGCCATCTTCACCGACGAGCGCCTCTGGCAGGACTGTCGTGCCGGCGAGTCCGGTCAGGTAGACGACCCAGCCGAGCCCAGTCGTGGCGACGATACCGACGATGATCGACCCCTTGGTACCGCGCGCCCAGAGCACGAACGTGAGCAACAGACCGAACAGCCCGAGTAGTGCCGCAGGATTCGTCGCGAGGCCGCCGAGGGCCACCGCCGTCTCGGGGTCGGCGACGACGATCGACATCTCCTGCAGGCCGATGAACAACAGAAAGATACCGATACCGGCCCCGACCGCGAATTTCACGGGTTCCGGAAACAGTCGGATAACGTACTCTCGAGCGCCGATCGCTGTGATCACAATAAAGATGATCCCCTCAACGAACACCGCCGCGAGCGCCGTCTCCCAGGGAATTCCCATGCCGAGGACGACGGTGTACGCGAAGAAGGCGTTCAGTCCCATCCCGGGCGCGAGGCCGAACGGCCGGTTCGCGTAGAACGCCATCACGAAGATGGCGACCGCCGAGGCGACGATCGTCCCGATGGCGATCATCTGGACGGTTGCGATGTCTCCGTACCCTGGAATGTCGATCGCGTCGGCCAGAATGAACGGGTTGACGAGGATGATGTACGACATCGCGAGGAACGTCGTGATCCCCGCGACCGATTCGGTTCGCAGGTCCGTGTCGTGAGCCCGGAAGTCGAAGTACTCCGCGAGCGTGTCGGTTGCCCCCATGTTGGACGTTCGAGCATAGGTGAGGGGGATCGCTTAAACCTTCCCGTCTCGACGTGACCACCTATACGCATACTTGCATACTCGAGGCGGCTCACGGTCCATCTTTTCCGTCACCTGTCACTGGACTTCGAACTCGAGGGCACGTTCTATCTCTGTCCCGACACGTTCGCCCGACCGGACGCGGGCCGTGTCACGGACCAACATATTTCACCCCTGCCCGCGTACCGCTATCGCATGAAGTTCATCATCGTCGGGTACGGTCGCGTGGGCGCGCGAACGGCCCGTATTCTCGCTGAAGAGGGCCACGACGTCGTCATTCTGGACAACGACCAGAAACGCCTCGAGCGCGCCGACGGCGAGGGGTTCGACGGCGTGCAGGGGGACGGCGCCGACGAGGACGCGCTGCTCGAGGCAGGCATCGAGACGGCCGATGCCATCGGTGCGATGACGCCCGACCTGAACGTCAACTTCGCGGCGTGTATGGTCGGCAAACACTACGGCTGCCGGACCGTCTTGCGGATCGACGAGGACTACCGGGAGGACATCTACGAGAAGTACGCCGCGGACGTCGACGAGATCATCTACCCCGAGCGACTCGGTGCCGCGGGCGCGAAGACCGCGCTCCTCGGTGGGGACTTCAACGTCGTCGCCGATCTGGCCCAGAACCTGCAACTGACCGTTCTCGAGATCCGCGACGGGTCGCCGGCGGTCGGCAAGCGACTTAGCGAACTCGAGTTACCCGAGGGCTCTCGCATCTACGCCCACGGGCGGAAGACCGAGTCGCTGACGATTCCGCTCCCGGGGACGGCGCTGGCCGCCGGTGACGAGGTGGCGGTGATCACCGAGTCGGACGCCACCGAGCAGGTTCGGGCGACGTTGCTAGCTGAGACCTGAATCGACGTCGAAAGAGGGGGGTACGTGCAGGCACACACCGGGGAAGGATGGGAACTGATACCGTCAGGGTGGTGCGTGCCTCGAATATCGTTATTCACCGAACGGGCATAAAGCTGAGTCAGACGGCCGTGTGACGGCGGTCAGACGCGTTCGCTACTCACCCATCGACCCGAAACACGAGCACGTTCTGGTGGACCATCGACGGCACGAACGAGAACGGGTAGCCGTAGACGTGGAGGTCCTTCGACGGGTCGTACCAGATCAGGTTCGCCGCGAGCGTCATCGGCGCCGCGTCCTGGATCGCTCGAGCGAGGTCGGCCGCCAGGAACGCGTAGGACTGCTCGCGGTACATGTCGCCGATGAAGACGACGGCGTACCGGCCGGGTCTGACGACCCTCGCGAATCGAGCGAATCGGTCGCCCATCTCGGCGAGCCAGTCGGCTTTCGACTGGCCGCTCGAGTCGGCGTGCTGTGCGTCGTTCTCACCCTCTTCGTTGCTCCCACTCTCACGGCCACCGACATCGTCGTCGTCACCGTCGTCAGCATCGGCGTCGACGGCATCGCCGTCGTTGGTATCGAACGCCCCCAACTTACTCTCGCGAGTCGCCCGCCGATTTCGCGTCTGTTCGCGCTCGTCCATGTCCCAGTAGGGGACGTCGGTCAGGAGCAGGTCGACCGAGTTTTCGGGGAGGTTCTCGATCAGGTCCGCGCAGTCGCCCTCGCGGACGTCCTGGGCAGCCAGCGGCGACTCCCCGCGTTCCCGGCGTTCCTCGTTTTCCCGCTCGAGCGCCGTCTCGTAGACCTCGATCCAACGAGGGTTGCGCTCGAAGCCGATGGCTTCCCGCAGGCCGGTTCCCTCGTGTTCACAGAGGCTCGCTCCCAGCAGGGTGCCGCCGACGCCCGCGAACGGGTCGAGGACGGTCTCGCCGGCCTTGCTGAACCGACCGACGAGGTCCGCACAGAGTTGCGGGGGTTTCTGCCCCCCGTGTTCGCTCCGCAGGTCGTGCTGGAGGTCCGGCGGGTACGCCTCGGGAATCACCGACTTCGTGGCGAACTTCCACTCCCGACCGGTGAGGTCGTTGAGCCGGTTTCGCTCGTCGTAGATTCCCCGCCCTTCGAGGTAGGTCTGGTGATCGGCCAGCTCGTCGGTGTTGACCACGTCGCCGTTCTCGACGGGGAGGGACTCCTCGCGCGCCCGCTCGGCATCGAAGTCGCCGTCGTCGTCGGTGAACAGGCGGCTCTGGCGGTGTCCGTTCTCGCCGCCTGCGTCGCCGTCGTCGGCCATACCTCGAGTCCTCACCGGTCGGGCATAAGCGCTTTCGCTCGCGGATCGGTGTCGGACCAGTGCCGACGCCGACGCTTTTCCGATCGGCGGTGGAAGGTCACCCGTGTCCTTGCTCGGACCTGTGGCGTCAACCCTCGTCGGTCTGATCGCGCTCTGGCTGGGAGCGCGGTGGCTCGTCACCGCGGCTTCCCGACTCGCTCGAGCCGCGGGCATTCCGCCGCTGATCGTCGGTCTCACCGTCGTCGCCTTCGGGACGTCGGCACCCGAGATCGTGGTGGGCGTCGAGGCGGCCCTCGAGGGCCGCGGCGCCATCGCCGTCGGCAACGTGGTCGGATCGAACGCGTTCAACCTGGGCGCGATTCTGGGCGTACTGGCGATCATCAGTCCGTTTCGCGTCGCCGACACCCTCGTCCGGCGGGACGCCGTCGCGATGGCGGCGGCGACCGGGGTCGGGATCGCGGTTCTGGTCAATCTGCACGTCTCGCGCACGGAGGGCCTCTTTCTCCTCGCGTGTCTGGTCGCCTACCTGGCCTGGCTCGCCCGCTCGGCACGCGATTCCGACATCGACGGCGTCGAACCTGAACGCTCGGGAACGAACCGCCACCCTGGGGTCGACGCGCTCGTCCTCGTCGTCGGCTTGGTCCTGGTCGGTCTAGGCGGCCGGTTGCTCGTCCAGGGCGCGGTCGAACTCGCTCGCGCCGGAGGCGTCTCGGAGTGGCTCATCGGCGTGACGGTGGTCGCCGGGGGAACCTCCCTCCCTGAAGCGGCAGCGTCCGTCGTCGCAGCGCGGCGCGCCGAAGTCGGCATCGCGGCTGGGAACGTCGTCGGCTCGAACGTGTTCAACCTGCTGGGCGTGCTCGGCATCTCCGCGGTGGCCGCGCCGCTGGCCATCGACGCGAGCGTTCGTTCGGGGTTGTGGTGGCTCGCCGGGTTGACCGCTGTCTCGGCCGTCCTCCTGGCGACCGGCCGTCGGCTAACCCGTCTCGAGGGCGTCGCGCTTGCACTCTCGGTGGCGGGCTACTGGGTGCTGGCGGCGGGTTGAGAGGTCCCCGACTCGAGGCTCGGTGGCTCCTCGAGCCACTCGGCCGTCGTCGTCGCTCGAGGTGACATCGGTGTTAGCGAGGGCCTTTGTGCGGGCGGGCCCTCTATTCGACTATGAATATGCTCGTCGACGGCGAGTGGCGAACCGACGCGTCCGAGACCACCAACGAGGAGGGAGCCTTCGAGCGCCAGACGACGACCTTCCGCGACGAGGTCCGGGACGACCCGGACGCCCGCTTCCAGCCCGAATCCGGGCGCTATCACCTATACGTCTCCTACGCGTGCCCGTGGGCCCATCGAACGCTCCTGATGCGGTCGCTGAAGGGTCTCGAGGACGCCATCTCCGTCTCGGTCGTCGACCCCTATCGCGCCGAGGACGGC from Natronosalvus rutilus includes:
- a CDS encoding calcium/sodium antiporter — encoded protein: MSLLGPVASTLVGLIALWLGARWLVTAASRLARAAGIPPLIVGLTVVAFGTSAPEIVVGVEAALEGRGAIAVGNVVGSNAFNLGAILGVLAIISPFRVADTLVRRDAVAMAAATGVGIAVLVNLHVSRTEGLFLLACLVAYLAWLARSARDSDIDGVEPERSGTNRHPGVDALVLVVGLVLVGLGGRLLVQGAVELARAGGVSEWLIGVTVVAGGTSLPEAAASVVAARRAEVGIAAGNVVGSNVFNLLGVLGISAVAAPLAIDASVRSGLWWLAGLTAVSAVLLATGRRLTRLEGVALALSVAGYWVLAAG
- a CDS encoding NCS2 family permease, coding for MGATDTLAEYFDFRAHDTDLRTESVAGITTFLAMSYIILVNPFILADAIDIPGYGDIATVQMIAIGTIVASAVAIFVMAFYANRPFGLAPGMGLNAFFAYTVVLGMGIPWETALAAVFVEGIIFIVITAIGAREYVIRLFPEPVKFAVGAGIGIFLLFIGLQEMSIVVADPETAVALGGLATNPAALLGLFGLLLTFVLWARGTKGSIIVGIVATTGLGWVVYLTGLAGTTVLPEALVGEDGGLTFAVVTSPQYDISPLLFAFVDGLQDVDPLTFTLVVFTFFFVDFFDTAGTLIGVSQFGGFLDEDGDLPDMDQPLMADAIGTTVGAMVGTSTVTTFIESSTGVEEGGRTGMTAFVVGLLFLATLVLIPLIALIPAYASFIALVVVGIIMLEGVLDVEWQDPAWAVSAGLTITIMPLTYSIANGLAAGIIVYPIIKAATGEFEDVRLGQWLMALALVGYFYVYTSGMLG
- a CDS encoding PAS domain-containing protein, encoding MSKSSLYTRVFEELTEGVAIVDPETERFEDVNRAYADVIGYEPAELEGASFVEVISDGGPSDGNTLSMTLETPRTDESHQFEYVLETAEGTERRVELTLTLLDVDDGSRWLSTIRERGSEETRSRSLDTTVQRLNIALAGTNTGVWEWDMETDEVTWTESMERLFGLEPGSFEGTFEAFAKRVHPDDRPAVKSAIETAIEQDDVFQHEYRILRDDGEQRWGYARAETYGFEESNGRMVGIVTDITKRKEQERRLHRQDLQYRQLVNRLPEAYYTFDRDWTLTYCNEVLADRLETTVDELIGTSVWEVIPGARGSILEETFQEAKERQEVTSCEFYVEDYEYWIEAQAYPYEDGVAVISADITDQKEKFGMVLDSMPLIFYRIDSEGVFQESRGKGLTMLGLEPGAVVDESVFDVYADNPEILEAVERTLEGEEVSLTFEVENHYFQSQFRPIAEDGDVIELIGISMDITELERQREQMEFFNSILRHDVLNGMTIIKTRGELLADQLEGEHGRYARTIVDWCDATTAVTKRVQRVIEALTTPDEESRVVPIDAAAILRRKLDELQNAHPKVTFVSDFDSSVSVRADELLSDVLANLLSNSIEHNDTDGLRVEVTVETDDADGVTIRIADNGVGIADERKEGVFRRGATSHVKETGSGFGLFFVDVMVEKYGGEVWVTDSDSGGACFVLELPKANEGAKT
- a CDS encoding glutathione S-transferase N-terminal domain-containing protein, coding for MADITFYELPGCPFCAKVRTKLEDLDLEYDTVQVPAARNERTEVEAVSGQTGVPVIVDEAHGVEGMAESSDIVAYLEETYGAGA
- a CDS encoding DNA methyltransferase, whose translation is MADDGDAGGENGHRQSRLFTDDDGDFDAERAREESLPVENGDVVNTDELADHQTYLEGRGIYDERNRLNDLTGREWKFATKSVIPEAYPPDLQHDLRSEHGGQKPPQLCADLVGRFSKAGETVLDPFAGVGGTLLGASLCEHEGTGLREAIGFERNPRWIEVYETALERENEERRERGESPLAAQDVREGDCADLIENLPENSVDLLLTDVPYWDMDEREQTRNRRATRESKLGAFDTNDGDAVDADADDGDDDDVGGRESGSNEEGENDAQHADSSGQSKADWLAEMGDRFARFARVVRPGRYAVVFIGDMYREQSYAFLAADLARAIQDAAPMTLAANLIWYDPSKDLHVYGYPFSFVPSMVHQNVLVFRVDG
- a CDS encoding response regulator codes for the protein MTGADAPVVLIVEDEPDVAESYELWLAGRYEIRRAHDGEHALDVIDDTVDVVLLDRMMPKLSGEQVLREIRERGIDCRVAMVTAVEPDFDVVEMGFDAYITKPPERADLIGTIDQLLERATLDGALQEYHSLLARKGALESEKTLAELEASDEYRDLLDRIDAKQAEIDDGLGDMASDIDFVSAIRELADDADGDDQDGSAAFDRVTDAEEER
- a CDS encoding potassium channel family protein, which encodes MKFIIVGYGRVGARTARILAEEGHDVVILDNDQKRLERADGEGFDGVQGDGADEDALLEAGIETADAIGAMTPDLNVNFAACMVGKHYGCRTVLRIDEDYREDIYEKYAADVDEIIYPERLGAAGAKTALLGGDFNVVADLAQNLQLTVLEIRDGSPAVGKRLSELELPEGSRIYAHGRKTESLTIPLPGTALAAGDEVAVITESDATEQVRATLLAET